A region of Candidatus Terasakiella magnetica DNA encodes the following proteins:
- a CDS encoding phasin family protein: MQNAFSECFSKDNAFSLMRLTMTTTDNKAPAAKKPAAPAKPAAKKAPAAKPAAAPKATAPKAESKPAAKPAPKAPAAKKVEAEPVSKAPAAAPAKAASKPAPKAAEKVEAPAFEAQVEQISTQIQEGYNEMFEFGKEQMEKFFKFDGAEAFKNVDTFKSVEDAMAFSKENVDAFVKSSSIAAKGVQDVASLVAEITKSSIEGNVEASKKVFECKTPQEVAELQAELMKAGYEKMVADATRISEASTKIAEEAAKPLQARIEAGVEKINEKAA; the protein is encoded by the coding sequence GATAACAAAGCTCCTGCTGCTAAGAAGCCAGCTGCACCTGCTAAACCTGCTGCTAAAAAGGCACCTGCTGCAAAGCCAGCCGCCGCCCCTAAAGCAACAGCTCCTAAAGCTGAGTCAAAACCAGCTGCCAAGCCTGCGCCTAAAGCGCCTGCTGCTAAAAAAGTTGAAGCAGAACCTGTTTCTAAGGCTCCTGCTGCTGCGCCTGCAAAGGCTGCGTCCAAGCCTGCCCCTAAAGCTGCTGAAAAAGTAGAAGCACCTGCTTTTGAAGCTCAAGTAGAACAAATCTCCACACAAATTCAAGAAGGTTACAACGAAATGTTTGAATTCGGTAAAGAACAAATGGAAAAATTCTTTAAATTTGACGGCGCTGAAGCGTTTAAAAATGTAGACACATTCAAGTCTGTTGAAGATGCAATGGCTTTCTCTAAAGAGAACGTGGACGCTTTTGTTAAGTCTTCTTCTATCGCTGCTAAAGGCGTTCAGGATGTTGCTTCTTTGGTTGCTGAAATTACAAAATCTTCTATCGAAGGTAACGTTGAAGCTTCTAAGAAAGTTTTCGAATGTAAAACTCCACAAGAAGTTGCTGAGTTGCAAGCTGAGCTGATGAAAGCTGGCTACGAAAAAATGGTTGCTGATGCGACACGCATTTCTGAAGCTTCTACTAAGATTGCTGAAGAAGCTGCGAAGCCTTTGCAGGCTCGTATCGAAGCTGGCGTTGAAAAAATCAACGAAAAAGCTGCTTAA